In one Canis lupus dingo isolate Sandy chromosome 16, ASM325472v2, whole genome shotgun sequence genomic region, the following are encoded:
- the KLRG2 gene encoding killer cell lectin-like receptor subfamily G member 2, translating into MEPAQAAAGGDRAGAAFPMEPLGRQVPGPEPPQVPAEERRPESPESSPSPARAARQAAGAAQDRSGGKQVPSPRPARLRLPPPGLGYGAFRRQASAGSEPPSPGPAAAEQSRAGEAPGPQPVPGEPPGAWAPVELQVDVRVKSVGAAGGSRAPSPAPSTRFLTVPVPESPACPRRAFPAPPLLQRPPARPERGPDAEPPGAPQGRGRCREPGPRGKEDAALLPGADEKLPRAVELVGLPVYMKSLRWALAVMAVFLAVSAVAIVALASRAGARCQPCPQGWMWSEEHCYYLSTEAQAWEASQAFCSTHHATLPLLSHTQDFLSRYPVSKHSWVGARRGRHGWHWIDGAPVSPQLLPEDDEDRLDPQCGGLEEGKLVALDCASPRPWVCAKGAK; encoded by the exons ATGGAGCCGGCCCAGGCGGCTGCCGGAGGAGACCGAGCCGGGGCCGCGTTCCCGATGGAGCCCTTGGGGCGCCAGGTGCCCGGGCCGGAGCCGCCGCAGGTCCCCGCGGAGGAGCGACGGCCCGAGAGTCCCGAGAGCAGCCCGAGTCCGGCCCGGGCCGCAAGGCAGGCGGCGGGTGCGGCCCAGGACCGCTCCGGCGGGAAGCAGGTGCCGTCGCCGCGTCCCGCGCGCCTGCGGCTCCCGCCCCCCGGCCTGGGCTACGGCGCCTTCCGCCGCCAGGCGTCCGCGGGCTCCGAGCCGCCgtcgcccggccccgccgcggccGAGCAGTCCCGGGCGGGCGAGGCGCCGGGGCCCCAGCCGGTGCCGGGGGAGCCGCCGGGCGCCTGGGCCCCGGTGGAGCTGCAGGTGGACGTGCGCGTGAAGTCCGTGGGCGCGGCGGGGGGCAGCCGCGCGCCCTCGCCCGCGCCGTCCACGCGCTTCCTCACCGTGCCGGTGCCCGAGTCCCCCGCCTGCCCGCGCCGCGCCTTCCCCGCGCCCCCGCTCCTGCAGCGGCCGCCGGCCCGGCCCGAGCGCGGCCCCGACGccgagcccccgggcgccccccagGGCCGCGGCCGCTGCCGGGAGCCGGGGCCGCGCGGCAAGGAGGACGCCGCGCTGCTGCCGGGCGCCGACGAGAAGCTGCCCCGGGCCGTGGAGCTCGTAG ggctgcctgTGTACATGAAGTCCCTGCGCTGGGCCCTGGCGGTCATGGCTGTGTTTCTGGCCGTGTCCGCAGTCGCCATTGTGGCTCTGGCTTCTAGAGCAG GGGCCAGGTGCCAGCCGTGCCCCCAGGGCTGGATGTGGTCCGAGGAGCACTGCTACTACCTCTCCACTGAAGCTCAGGCCTGGGAGGCCAGCCAGGCCTTCTGCTCGACTCACCATGCTACCCTCCCGCTGCTGAGCCACACCCAG GACTTCCTGAGCAGATACCCAGTCAGCAAGCACTCCTGGGTGGGAGCCCGGCGAGGCCGCCACGGCTGGCACTGGATCGACGGGGCCCCAGTATCACCCCAGCT ACTCCCAGAGGACGATGAGGACCGGCTGGATCCCCAGTGCGGAGGCCTGGAGGAGGGCAAGCTCGTGGCCCTGGACTGCGCCTCGCCAAGACCGTGGGTCTGTGCCAAGGGGGCCAAGTGA